A DNA window from Helianthus annuus cultivar XRQ/B chromosome 15, HanXRQr2.0-SUNRISE, whole genome shotgun sequence contains the following coding sequences:
- the LOC110913197 gene encoding uncharacterized protein LOC110913197, translating into MSDKSRGSGQIVIHKDVGSLTHYQCPILKPTNYTVWAIRIKTILEANGLWKMIEPTNTTQQDVKKDKAVIAYLFQAIPENVVLQVASCKTAKEIWENLKTRHVGVDRVQNARLHILMSEFELLQMKEYDTIDEFTEKINSIVTRASKYGRTLNQSTLVRKLLNAVPDRFIQIVASIEQYSDLDTMTLDKAIGRLKMYEERLKLKKRVSPVNNLEELLYAGHGQHVGNHGRGRFRPSRGRGRGNFQHRGEGHTSYESEGTDKPQRDDSKQETPTMRNKSKITYYRCKKLGHYAYECPTKKTKENETLLVDMEDDEPALLMCLHD; encoded by the coding sequence ATGTCTGATAAATCGAGAGGTTCGGGCCAAATTGTAATTCACAAGGATGTGGGATCTCTGACTCACTACCAATGTCCAATCTTAAAACCTACAAATTATACCGTATGGGCAATACGCATCAAAACCATACTAGAAGCAAATGGACTTTGGAAGATGATAGAACCCACAAACACTACGCAACAAGATGTGAAAAAGGACAAAGCAGTGATTGCATATCTGTTCCAAGCAATACCAGAGAATgttgtattgcaagttgcaagTTGTAAAACTGCAAAGGAAATTTGGGAAAATCTCAAGACTAGACATGTTGGTGTAGACCGTGTGCAAAATGCGCGTTTACATATACTCATGTCAGAATTTGAGTTATTGCAAATGAAAGAATATGACACCATAGACGAGTTCACTGAAAAGATTAATAGTATTGTTACACGGGCAAGCAAGTACGGAAGAACGTTGAATCAATCTACTCTGGTACGAAAACTTCTAAACGCCGTGCCAGATCGATTTATTCAGATAGTTGCATCAATCGAGCAATACTCCGATCTAGACACAATGACGTTAGACAAGGCTATTGGTAGATTAAAAATGTATGAAGAAAGGTTAAAATTGAAGAAAAGGGTAAGCCCCGTGAACAATCTAGAAGAACTCTTGTATGCGGGTCATGGACAACATGTTGGAAATCATGGACGAGGGAGATTCCGTCCGTCACGAGGCCGAGGGAGAGGCAATTTTCAACATAGGGGTGAAGGACACACCTCTTACGAGTCGGAAGGAACCGACAAACCACAAAGGGATGATAGCAAGCAAGAGACACCGACTATGAGAAATAAGTCGAAAATCACTTACTACAGATGTAAGAAACTTGGGCACTATGCCTACGAATGCCCAACCAAGAAAACCAAAGAAAATGAGACACTCTTGGTTGACATGGAAGATGATGAACCGGCACTTCTGATGTGCCTACACGATTGA
- the LOC110910314 gene encoding protein LONGIFOLIA 1, giving the protein MAELVHRHNDKKRMEKQIGCMSSFLHIFDRQQILARKRIHSAKRLTPSVGESPEPISSGDSQEFCKELEKLEPEKDRTMYPVKCINELDSMPTVSVVARLMGLESLSTTLEKPIRRTGSESRVSRDPVHSKYIDIDCNNFQVKQPNQAHNLKPECSRTSPRSLENRVALTIDGELEKRLKMRGMDEQFNDLNALKQILEVLQLKGLLHSTNRSNRDSQQNFVYDPNESSIQLKKWRSLAAKVDQHRSVNDRSVRIPARVATTSTNRIESNLKSCNSIVKRRPLSIEIERRSIASSNISTSPLDSPKLTPKKPGSGYHSITNRSPRHHKLTESNSVNSPKQNFIKKDVRDNESSPISKSIAKSASATNLEVSEWNGYKDGKLLLERCDKLLHSIAEMNNASSASESPPSSAAVLPSPVSVLDPGFDKDESSSPSYSIDFKASPAIDFDDDNWTTQISPTQQQEHEELISDDSDFIYISKILRAPQYLRDNPNVFLSIEKQFYDSKNISDDVFNISKGHRKLVFDVISEMLDRNRQMPPWKVSIRDSRASVKQIWNEFQKIRELIINTGDDIDLLELIARVLKKEVEVKDWDDYPIETSEVILDVERLIFKDLVGDLIGDLVEFSGECVFSRTRRKLVF; this is encoded by the exons ATGGCCGAGCTCGTTCACCGACACAATGACAAGAAACGAATGGAGAAACAAATCGGTTGCATGTCTAGTTTTCTTCATATCTTTGATCGGCAACAGATTCTGGCCCGAAAACGGATACATTCCGCTAAACGCCTCACACCT AGTGTCGGTGAGTCACCGGAGCCGATAAGTTCCGGTGACTCACAAGAGTTCTGTAAAGAACTCGAAAAACTAGAGCCGGAGAAAGACCGGACAATGTATCCGGTAAAATGCATCAATGAATTGGATAGCATGCCGACAGTTAGTGTGGTCGCAAGACTCATGGGACTCGAGTCTCTGTCGACAACACTAGAGAAACCGATACGGAGAACGGGCTCGGAGTCTAGGGTTTCGAGAGATCCGGTTCACTCGAAGTATATAGACATAGACTGCAACAATTTTCAAGTGAAACAGCCGAATCAGGCACATAATTTGAAGCCGGAATGTTCTAGAACATCTCCCCGGAGTTTGGAAAATCGGGTGGCATTGACGATAGATGGAGAGTTGGAGAAGAGATTGAAGATGAGAGGAATGGATGAACAGTTTAATGACTTGAATGCATTGAAACAAATTCTAGAAGTTTTGCAGCTTAAAGGTCTTCTACATTCAACGAATCGTTCAAACCGAGACAGCCAACAGAACTTTGTTTACGATCCGAATGAATCCAGCATTCAGCTGAAAAAATGGCGATCATTAGCCGCGAAAGTTGATCAACATAGATCTGTAAATGATAGGAGTGTGAGGATTCCGGCGAGAGTAGCAACAACTTCAACTAATAGAATCGAAAGCAACTTAAAAAGTTGCAACTCGATTGTCAAAAGAAGACCATTGAGCATTGAAATTGAAAGAAGATCTATCGCGTCTTCTAATATATCAACTTCACCACTTGATTCTCCCAAACTTACACCGAAAAAACCCGGATCCGGGTATCACTCCATCACCAACCGATCTCCGAGACACCATAAATTAACGGAATCAAATTCCGTTAATTCTCCGAAGCAAAATTTCATCAAAAAAGATGTTAGGGATAACGAATCATCCCCAATATCAAAAAGCATTGCTAAATCAGCTTCTGCAACCAATCTAGAG GTATCCGAATGGAATGGTTACAAAGATGGAAAACTTTTGTTAGAGAGATGTGATAAGCTGCTACATAGCATAGCGGAAATGAATAATGCCTCCTCCGCCAGCGAGTCACCGCCGAGTTCAGCCGCAGTTTTACCGAGTCCAGTGTCGGTTCTTGACCCGGGATTTGACAAGGACGAGTCATCCTCTCCTTCATACAGCATTGATTTCAAAG CATCTCCAGCCATTGATTTCGATGACGACAACTGGACCACTCAAATTTCACCGACACAACAACAAGAACACGAAGAACTCATATCAGATGACTCCGATTTCATTTACATCTCGAAGATACTTCGAGCACCACAATACCTACGAGACAATCCCAACGTCTTCTTGTCAATCGAGAAACAATTCTACGATTCCAAAAACATATCAGACGACGTCTTTAATATATCAAAAGGCCACCGAAAGCTTGTGTTCGACGTGATAAGTGAAATGCTGGATAGAAATAGACAAATGCCACCATGGAAGGTGTCGATTAGAGACTCTCGAGCTTCGGTTAAACAAATTTGGAATGAGTTCCAAAAGATTCGGGAGTTGATTATAAACACGGGTGATGATATTGACCTATTGGAATTAATTGCGCGCGTTCTAAAAAAAGAGGTTGAAGTCAAGGATTGGGATGATTATCCGATTGAGACGTCGGAAGTAATACTGGACGTCGAGCGATTAATTTTTAAGGATTTGGTTGGCGATCTGATCGGAGATCTTGTTGAATTTTCCGGCGAGTGTGTGTTTTCTAGGACTCGACGGAAATTGGTCTTCTAA